A section of the Candidatus Sulfotelmatobacter sp. genome encodes:
- a CDS encoding HupE/UreJ family protein, translating into MNWLALLGLGLALGIRHATDPDHVVAVAAITARTRRWLPAAAIGAMWGLGHTLTLFVVGALIIAFNLTVPPRIGLAMEFAVALALIAVGAFNLGHRHGAAPSPAGEAPLPAGRAFGVGLVHGLAGSAAVALLVLSLIREPLWACGYLLLFGLGTLIGMVLITTGFAVPLSTASRRWPRFERAARFATGAASVAFGVWLVWRIGFVDGLFRASPHWTPH; encoded by the coding sequence ATGAACTGGCTCGCGCTGCTCGGGCTCGGCCTGGCGCTCGGCATCCGCCACGCCACCGATCCGGATCATGTGGTGGCGGTGGCCGCGATCACCGCGCGCACGCGCCGCTGGCTGCCGGCGGCGGCGATCGGCGCGATGTGGGGTCTCGGCCACACGCTCACGCTGTTCGTGGTCGGCGCGCTGATCATCGCCTTCAACCTCACCGTGCCGCCGCGCATCGGCCTCGCCATGGAGTTCGCGGTGGCGCTGGCGCTGATCGCGGTCGGGGCGTTCAACCTCGGCCACCGGCACGGCGCCGCGCCGTCGCCCGCCGGCGAGGCGCCGCTTCCCGCCGGGCGCGCGTTCGGTGTCGGCCTGGTGCACGGACTGGCCGGCAGCGCGGCGGTCGCGCTGCTGGTGCTGTCGCTGATCCGCGAGCCGCTGTGGGCATGCGGCTACCTGCTGCTGTTCGGCCTCGGCACGCTGATCGGGATGGTGCTGATCACCACCGGTTTCGCGGTGCCGCTCTCGACCGCGTCGCGGCGCTGGCCACGGTTCGAGCGCGCCGCGCGCTTCGCCACCGGCGCCGCCTCGGTGGCGTTCGGGGTGTGGCTGGTGTGGCGGATCGGGTTCGTGGACGGTTTGTTCCGCGCGAGCCCGCACTGGACGCCGCACTAG